A genomic region of Candidatus Eremiobacteraceae bacterium contains the following coding sequences:
- a CDS encoding GNAT family N-acetyltransferase, translated as MEIRAARPDDALGVAQVHVRSWQAAYKGLLPAEYLDSLRAEERAVRYDFAPADQMAPFTLVAVDGGLIRAFATVGASPDSPARETGELMALYVDPDDWRTGIGRVLIDRARGELRRRGFADAVLWVLDGNAHAEAFYEHDGWIRSGSRRRQRVWGIEVDEIAYTRRLDDR; from the coding sequence ATGGAAATCCGCGCTGCTCGACCTGATGATGCGCTCGGCGTCGCTCAGGTCCACGTCCGTTCCTGGCAGGCGGCATACAAGGGTTTGTTGCCCGCTGAATATCTCGACTCGCTGCGCGCAGAAGAGCGTGCAGTACGTTACGATTTCGCGCCTGCAGATCAGATGGCGCCGTTCACGCTCGTCGCCGTCGACGGCGGTTTGATTCGCGCATTCGCGACTGTCGGCGCGTCGCCCGACTCACCGGCTCGCGAAACCGGTGAGCTCATGGCGCTGTACGTCGACCCCGACGATTGGAGGACTGGCATCGGTCGCGTCCTTATCGATCGCGCGCGTGGAGAGCTTCGCCGTCGTGGTTTCGCTGATGCCGTGTTGTGGGTGCTCGACGGAAACGCACACGCCGAAGCCTTCTACGAGCACGATGGCTGGATCCGGAGCGGTAGTCGCCGCCGCCAGCGCGTTTGGGGGATCGAGGTCGACGAAATCGCCTACACGCGCCGCCTAGACGACCGCTGA
- a CDS encoding VOC family protein, with product MELAPYIFITGGRCEEALNFYKSVLGGDIKDISRWSDAPADMGMPADMGNRVMHSTFSAPGITFMASDSQPTTTYGDGPISLCVSADNEGDGKRVFNALSAGGKVEVPFEKAFWGQWFGMFTDKYGIDWMVNCPASS from the coding sequence ATGGAGTTGGCACCGTATATCTTCATCACCGGCGGCCGCTGCGAGGAAGCGCTCAATTTCTACAAGAGCGTCCTCGGCGGCGACATAAAGGACATCTCGCGTTGGAGCGACGCGCCCGCCGACATGGGCATGCCCGCCGACATGGGCAATCGCGTCATGCACTCGACGTTCTCGGCGCCCGGGATCACCTTCATGGCTTCGGACTCGCAGCCGACGACGACGTACGGCGACGGACCGATCTCGCTTTGCGTATCTGCAGACAACGAAGGCGACGGGAAGCGCGTCTTCAACGCGCTTTCGGCCGGCGGCAAGGTCGAAGTCCCATTCGAGAAAGCGTTCTGGGGTCAGTGGTTCGGGATGTTCACCGACAAGTACGGCATCGACTGGATGGTCAATTGCCCGGCGAGCTCCTGA
- a CDS encoding methylated-DNA--[protein]-cysteine S-methyltransferase: protein MPGELLTAVFDTPVGPLVARAGEDGISELLFARRGQKAKPASGEPSARRHIHAIEAQLVEYFDGKRKTFDVALRPQGPPFHMRVWNALLGIPYGETISYGELAARVGDPTAARAVGAANGANPIVIVIPCHRVIGADGKLVGYGGGLWRKRTLLDLEFGRLSLVKV, encoded by the coding sequence TTGCCCGGCGAGCTCCTGACGGCGGTCTTCGATACGCCTGTCGGACCACTGGTCGCGCGCGCCGGCGAGGATGGTATATCGGAGCTCCTCTTCGCTCGCCGCGGCCAGAAAGCCAAACCGGCGAGCGGAGAACCATCCGCTCGCCGGCATATCCACGCGATAGAGGCGCAACTCGTCGAGTACTTCGACGGCAAGCGCAAGACGTTCGACGTCGCGCTGCGGCCGCAAGGACCACCGTTTCACATGCGCGTGTGGAACGCGCTGCTCGGCATCCCCTACGGGGAGACGATCTCGTACGGCGAGCTCGCCGCGCGCGTCGGTGATCCGACGGCGGCTCGCGCCGTCGGCGCTGCGAACGGCGCGAATCCGATCGTCATCGTGATCCCGTGCCATCGGGTCATCGGCGCCGACGGCAAGCTCGTCGGTTACGGCGGCGGGCTTTGGCGGAAGCGGACGCTCCTCGATCTCGAGTTCGGCCGGCTGTCGCTCGTCAAGGTTTGA
- a CDS encoding VOC family protein: MGVHVYGINHVAIEVTDIKKAVAFYTDVFGLEKKDEGEGDAFFKIGEHQFLALFEVEKMTPDRTRHFGIIVRDEREIKAVREKVAAKYGLRLFPGFRCDFLDPFGNRIQVVDLHDESLVWLLPYQEVQKVGIKF, translated from the coding sequence ATGGGCGTCCACGTCTACGGGATCAATCACGTCGCCATCGAGGTGACGGACATCAAGAAGGCGGTCGCGTTCTACACCGACGTCTTCGGTCTCGAGAAAAAGGACGAAGGCGAGGGCGACGCGTTCTTCAAGATCGGCGAGCATCAGTTTCTCGCGCTGTTCGAAGTCGAGAAGATGACGCCCGACCGGACTCGCCACTTCGGGATCATCGTCCGCGACGAGCGCGAAATCAAAGCGGTCAGGGAAAAAGTCGCGGCCAAGTACGGCCTTCGGCTCTTCCCCGGATTCCGCTGCGATTTCCTGGACCCGTTCGGCAACCGCATCCAAGTCGTCGATCTGCATGACGAGTCGCTCGTGTGGCTGCTGCCCTATCAGGAAGTCCAGAAGGTAGGCATCAAGTTCTGA
- a CDS encoding DUF6582 domain-containing protein: MRTTWKPHEKHGRLTAQSDLPDSAYAFPKLRKEPLTDARHVRNAVARFDQVTSASDSERAQAFANIKKAARHYGVELSESSWRDLGKHPQRNRSARAKRATATRKRRASSALRAAKGR; the protein is encoded by the coding sequence ATGAGAACGACATGGAAACCGCATGAGAAGCACGGACGCCTGACTGCGCAGAGCGATCTGCCCGACAGCGCGTACGCTTTCCCGAAGCTGCGAAAGGAGCCGTTGACCGACGCGCGCCACGTCCGCAACGCGGTGGCGCGCTTCGATCAGGTGACATCGGCCTCAGATAGCGAGCGCGCGCAGGCATTCGCCAATATAAAGAAGGCCGCGCGCCACTACGGCGTCGAGCTGAGTGAATCAAGCTGGCGCGACCTGGGCAAGCATCCGCAGCGAAACCGCAGCGCGCGCGCGAAGCGCGCTACCGCAACGAGAAAACGGCGCGCATCGTCGGCGTTGAGGGCCGCCAAAGGACGCTAG
- a CDS encoding serine protease codes for MRSARVGIVAILIASASSTVFAPTPSLASPIDTTNADETVIVYAARGAVTNIGAGVIVGQQGGALVIATAAHVIANAIPRVQLDSGAMLNVVEIDRIEGFDLAVLKTSAYDGRPSLAAFGQPSPGEDVHVWGHRLTQRYVESQASVSDLDPTLPEGPADGRFGIDCESCDHGDSGAGVFDARGRLLGILEGARRDQFGDIVFVECEPIAPIETALATAASSKSGRQRSSRRRV; via the coding sequence ATGCGATCAGCGCGCGTCGGGATCGTCGCCATCCTCATCGCGTCGGCATCGAGCACGGTCTTCGCTCCAACGCCGTCGCTAGCGTCACCGATCGACACCACGAACGCCGATGAGACTGTCATCGTGTACGCCGCGAGAGGCGCAGTGACGAATATCGGGGCCGGCGTGATCGTCGGTCAACAGGGCGGTGCGCTCGTCATCGCGACCGCCGCACACGTCATAGCGAACGCCATTCCTCGCGTCCAGCTCGACTCGGGCGCGATGTTGAACGTTGTCGAGATCGATCGGATCGAGGGGTTCGATCTAGCCGTCCTCAAGACGAGCGCATACGACGGCCGCCCTTCGCTCGCAGCCTTTGGTCAGCCGTCGCCAGGTGAGGACGTCCACGTCTGGGGCCATCGGCTCACGCAAAGGTATGTGGAATCGCAAGCGTCAGTGAGCGACCTTGACCCGACGTTACCTGAGGGACCTGCCGACGGGCGATTCGGGATCGATTGCGAGTCATGCGATCACGGTGATTCCGGTGCCGGCGTCTTCGATGCACGTGGCAGGTTGCTCGGCATCCTCGAAGGGGCACGACGCGACCAGTTCGGCGACATCGTCTTCGTCGAATGCGAGCCGATCGCGCCGATCGAGACCGCGCTCGCGACCGCAGCTTCTTCGAAATCCGGTCGTCAGCGGTCGTCTAGGCGGCGCGTGTAG